Proteins encoded in a region of the Sander lucioperca isolate FBNREF2018 chromosome 4, SLUC_FBN_1.2, whole genome shotgun sequence genome:
- the pold4 gene encoding DNA polymerase delta subunit 4 — MTTKRGLITDSFKVVKKARRVKREKRPSPPPPPQQEADTETVREEELQRLRHFDLDWRFGPCTGISRLQRWERAKLNGLSPPKEIRDLLLQTHTDPEYNRSLWSEYPL, encoded by the exons ATGACAACCAAGCGCGGACTGATAACTGATTCATTCAAGGTGGTGAAGAAAGCGAGGAGGGTGAAACGAGAGAAGaggccttctcctcctcctccgccacAGCAAG AGGCTGACACTGAAACGGTCCGAGAGGAGGAGCTGCAGAGGCTCAGGCACTTCGACCTGGACTGGAGATTCGGGCCCTGCACAG gGATCAGCAGGTTGCAGAGATGGGAGAGAGCAAAGCTGAATGGTCTGAGCCCACCCAAGGAGATCAGAGACCTGctgctgcaaacacacactgaccccGAGTACAACcggag CCTGTGGAGCGAATACCCTTTGTGA